A stretch of Desulfobacter hydrogenophilus DNA encodes these proteins:
- a CDS encoding PAS domain S-box protein, with translation MNDGFMDSLIEQNPDAMIFADTEGTIRVWNVAAERIFGFTKEQAIGSNLDIIVPQNLRKAHWRGYEQAMQRGDTKYVGKSLPTKSLHADGSVIYVELGFSIVLDSAKNVIGALSSARDITTRYKKERETQKRLSELENAQR, from the coding sequence ATGAACGACGGATTCATGGACAGCCTTATAGAACAAAATCCCGATGCAATGATATTTGCCGATACAGAAGGGACGATACGTGTATGGAATGTGGCGGCTGAGCGTATTTTTGGATTTACCAAAGAGCAAGCAATCGGATCAAACTTAGACATCATCGTCCCGCAAAACTTACGAAAAGCCCATTGGCGAGGATATGAGCAAGCGATGCAAAGGGGGGACACAAAGTATGTTGGGAAGTCCTTGCCTACGAAATCTTTACATGCAGACGGGTCTGTCATTTACGTTGAACTGGGTTTTTCTATTGTTTTAGATTCCGCAAAGAATGTGATTGGGGCGTTGTCAAGCGCGAGAGATATTACCACGAGATATAAGAAAGAACGGGAGACTCAAAAGAGGTTGTCCGAGTTAGAGAATGCTCAGAGATAA
- a CDS encoding FprA family A-type flavoprotein, translating to MKARKIKEDVYWMGSVDWDSRLFDALIPLPDGTSYNAYLIKGSEKTALIDTVDPPMAKEFMAQLEGVKNIDYIVSSHAEQDHSGTIMQVLEKYPNAKLISTPKAKDLLKDLLNIPENFFVSIEDGETLSLGDKTLKFIFTPWVHWPETMVTFLEEDKILFSCDFFGSHIASSDLFVTDQGRVYEAAKRYFAEIMMPFRSIIKKNMEKLASYDIKMIAPGHGQIFPDAGFILDAYKKWTKGAPRNTVVIPYVSMHESTRLMVEHLVGALVDKGVRVEQFNLAVTDIGKLAMALVDAATIVVGTPTILAGPHPYAAYAALLANALRPNTKFLSVVGSYGWGGKTVDTLAGMIPNLKVEVIDPVLCKGVPTASVFDALDDLAGAIAQKHKENGYT from the coding sequence ATGAAAGCACGAAAGATCAAAGAAGACGTGTACTGGATGGGGTCAGTGGATTGGGACAGTCGGCTGTTTGACGCCCTTATTCCCCTGCCGGATGGGACCAGTTACAACGCCTATCTTATTAAAGGCAGTGAGAAAACAGCATTGATTGACACGGTTGATCCCCCCATGGCCAAAGAATTCATGGCCCAGTTAGAAGGGGTCAAAAATATCGATTACATCGTCTCAAGCCACGCGGAACAGGACCATTCAGGAACGATCATGCAGGTCCTTGAAAAATATCCCAATGCTAAACTCATCTCCACGCCCAAGGCCAAGGACCTTCTCAAGGATCTTTTGAATATCCCGGAAAATTTTTTCGTTTCCATAGAAGACGGGGAGACACTTTCTTTAGGGGATAAAACCCTGAAATTTATTTTTACCCCCTGGGTTCACTGGCCTGAAACCATGGTGACCTTTCTGGAAGAGGACAAAATTTTGTTCAGCTGTGATTTTTTTGGTTCCCATATTGCCTCAAGTGACCTGTTTGTTACGGATCAGGGCCGGGTGTATGAGGCGGCCAAACGGTATTTTGCCGAAATCATGATGCCCTTTAGAAGCATCATTAAAAAAAATATGGAAAAGCTGGCCTCCTATGACATTAAAATGATCGCCCCGGGCCACGGCCAGATATTTCCCGATGCCGGTTTTATTCTTGATGCATATAAAAAGTGGACAAAGGGAGCCCCCAGAAACACCGTTGTTATCCCCTATGTATCCATGCACGAAAGTACAAGACTCATGGTGGAGCACCTTGTGGGTGCCCTGGTGGACAAGGGGGTCAGGGTGGAACAGTTTAATCTGGCTGTCACCGATATCGGAAAACTGGCCATGGCCCTGGTGGATGCCGCCACCATTGTTGTGGGAACCCCCACCATCCTGGCCGGCCCTCATCCTTATGCCGCCTATGCCGCATTGCTGGCCAACGCCCTGCGGCCCAACACAAAGTTCCTCTCTGTGGTGGGCTCCTATGGCTGGGGTGGAAAGACCGTGGATACCCTTGCCGGGATGATTCCCAACCTTAAGGTGGAGGTAATTGACCCGGTTCTCTGCAAAGGCGTTCCAACCGCAAGTGTATTCGATGCTCTGGATGATCTGGCTGGTGCCATAGCCCAAAAACACAAAGAAAATGGCTATACATAA
- a CDS encoding DUF1858 domain-containing protein translates to MNSPELQNITIKELIDQHPTLIKLFMNMGLLCIGCPAETFHTVTDIAGEYGLNLNHLVDQINRAIQNTTISTNSRT, encoded by the coding sequence TTGAACAGTCCTGAGTTACAGAACATCACGATCAAAGAATTGATAGACCAACATCCGACGCTTATCAAATTATTTATGAACATGGGGCTGCTTTGTATCGGCTGCCCGGCAGAGACCTTTCACACAGTGACGGATATTGCCGGAGAATATGGACTTAATCTGAATCATCTGGTCGATCAGATTAACAGGGCCATTCAAAATACAACCATATCAACAAATTCAAGAACATAA
- a CDS encoding Crp/Fnr family transcriptional regulator gives MHTMPNIFAKTDLSECFKDLADQEYEDVLKSGCRVIIPQKNILFHQGDPAVNVVLVNRGRLKLTKLNEQGKEVIFRYISTGELTAAVAVLKNWDYPVTAEAIEKTEVTLWDKPTILQHMQKYPAVTANLLNTILERIDDLQNRYLEVCTEHVNQRVARTLLRIMRRAGTRTRSGIQIDIPLSRQNIADYAGTTLYTVSRTLSTWEKRGWVKSGREQIIITDPHSLNKFAEIG, from the coding sequence ATGCATACAATGCCAAATATTTTTGCTAAAACTGATCTGTCAGAATGTTTCAAAGATCTTGCCGACCAGGAATATGAAGATGTATTAAAAAGCGGATGCAGGGTAATCATACCCCAAAAAAATATTCTGTTTCATCAAGGCGATCCGGCTGTAAATGTTGTACTGGTGAACCGGGGCCGGTTAAAATTGACCAAACTCAACGAGCAGGGCAAAGAGGTCATTTTCCGCTATATCAGTACCGGCGAATTGACAGCCGCAGTGGCGGTCCTTAAAAATTGGGATTACCCGGTCACTGCTGAGGCAATCGAAAAGACCGAGGTCACCTTGTGGGACAAACCGACAATATTGCAACACATGCAAAAATATCCTGCTGTCACAGCCAATCTGCTAAACACCATTTTGGAACGTATTGATGATTTGCAGAATCGCTACCTTGAAGTGTGTACCGAGCATGTAAATCAGCGGGTTGCACGTACCCTGCTGCGAATCATGAGGCGGGCCGGGACAAGAACCCGGTCGGGGATTCAGATTGATATTCCCTTAAGCCGTCAGAATATTGCCGACTATGCAGGGACCACTTTATACACCGTCAGCCGCACCCTCAGTACCTGGGAAAAAAGAGGCTGGGTAAAATCCGGCCGGGAACAAATTATCATCACCGATCCCCATTCCCTGAACAAATTTGCCGAAATCGGATGA
- a CDS encoding biotin--[acetyl-CoA-carboxylase] ligase, producing the protein MILKILYQSDGEPVSGVKISQAAGISRVAVWKHIKALKQAGVNIEALPTGYKLQDADNLLYPFCFPTHLRDRIFHFPELDSTMDQARKMARQGVPHVSCVIAEVQTASRGRLNRPWDSDRGGLWFTLILKPDLPPPLAWTMNFAASACMSEVLSDLFDLDVRVKWPNDLLLKGRKLSGMLAEIETRADMVNFLFLGIGLNVNNAPESDQYQAISLKTALGRSVSKKQILVRFLDLLESRITAVDPARIIRRWKDRTATIGTQVRVQTHDQIYEGKALDVDDTGALIVKGQDGITRKIIYGDCFHA; encoded by the coding sequence ATGATTCTTAAGATTTTATACCAGTCGGACGGTGAACCTGTGTCCGGGGTCAAAATCAGTCAAGCGGCCGGAATTTCCCGGGTGGCGGTCTGGAAACACATTAAAGCGTTAAAACAAGCCGGCGTGAATATTGAGGCCCTGCCAACGGGGTATAAACTTCAGGACGCCGATAACCTGCTGTATCCCTTTTGTTTCCCAACGCACCTTCGGGACAGAATTTTTCATTTCCCGGAACTTGACTCTACCATGGACCAGGCCCGGAAAATGGCCCGGCAAGGTGTACCGCATGTCAGCTGCGTTATTGCCGAAGTCCAGACAGCCTCCAGGGGGCGATTGAACAGGCCGTGGGACTCTGACCGAGGCGGGCTCTGGTTTACCCTGATCCTCAAGCCTGATTTGCCGCCGCCCCTGGCGTGGACCATGAATTTTGCCGCGTCTGCCTGTATGTCCGAAGTGCTGTCCGACCTATTTGACCTGGATGTCCGCGTTAAATGGCCCAATGACCTGCTGCTCAAGGGCCGCAAGCTGTCCGGCATGCTGGCGGAAATAGAAACCCGGGCAGATATGGTTAATTTCCTGTTTCTGGGCATCGGCCTTAATGTGAACAATGCACCGGAATCAGATCAATACCAGGCCATTTCCCTGAAAACAGCCCTGGGAAGATCTGTTTCCAAAAAACAAATCCTGGTCCGGTTCCTGGATCTGCTTGAATCCCGGATTACAGCCGTTGATCCGGCCCGGATCATCCGCCGGTGGAAGGATCGGACCGCCACCATCGGCACCCAAGTCCGGGTCCAGACCCATGACCAGATTTATGAAGGCAAGGCCCTGGATGTGGATGACACCGGAGCCCTCATTGTGAAAGGCCAAGACGGCATCACCCGAAAAATTATTTATGGCGATTGTTTTCATGCCTGA
- a CDS encoding biotin transporter BioY, with protein sequence MDVSVKPIVYSALFIALISIGAMIAIPVGPVPIVLQNMFVLLAGLILPPAWATGCVAVYLLMGFVGLPVFAGGTSGIGKVFGPTGGYLLSYLPAAFLTAVISGRAEKSLVLDCVAIMLGMAVIYMFGVPWLKWVLAVSWSKALAVGMYPFLVGAVLKMVAAVIIARKLRPLVKF encoded by the coding sequence ATGGATGTTTCTGTAAAACCAATTGTATATTCGGCCCTCTTCATCGCCCTGATCAGTATTGGCGCAATGATTGCCATACCTGTGGGCCCTGTTCCCATTGTACTCCAAAACATGTTTGTGCTTCTGGCGGGTTTGATCCTGCCGCCGGCCTGGGCTACCGGATGCGTGGCGGTTTATCTGCTCATGGGATTTGTCGGACTGCCGGTATTTGCCGGCGGCACCTCGGGTATTGGAAAAGTGTTCGGCCCCACTGGCGGATATCTTCTGTCTTATCTGCCTGCCGCATTTCTTACCGCGGTCATATCCGGGCGCGCTGAAAAAAGCCTGGTCCTGGATTGTGTGGCCATCATGTTGGGAATGGCGGTGATTTATATGTTCGGGGTACCCTGGTTGAAATGGGTGTTGGCTGTGTCCTGGAGCAAAGCCCTGGCTGTCGGTATGTATCCTTTCCTTGTCGGGGCCGTACTTAAAATGGTGGCAGCGGTTATCATCGCCCGAAAACTTCGGCCTCTGGTCAAATTTTAA
- a CDS encoding energy-coupling factor ABC transporter ATP-binding protein yields the protein METVLLRTDHLTHAFGSGDTGIFDICLTVARDDFIVLAGKNGCGKTTLIRHFNGLLMPDNGRILLNGQDIQKDLTLARKKIGMVFQDPDTQIIADSVFDEIAFGPENLNMDREEINDKVSIALNMLDLSHLRDRNPATLSGGEKRRLAIAGILVMEPDLIIFDEPFANLDYPSILSLVKLCQKLHQSGHAIVMTTHDVAPVITLATKMMVMDKGRIKAEGDPVSLAPCLESYGVKNPFTPMAQAWAL from the coding sequence ATGGAAACGGTATTACTGAGAACAGACCATCTGACCCATGCCTTTGGTTCGGGGGATACAGGCATATTTGACATTTGTCTGACCGTGGCCCGGGATGATTTTATTGTACTTGCCGGAAAAAACGGATGCGGAAAAACCACCTTGATCCGCCACTTCAACGGTCTGCTGATGCCGGATAACGGCCGGATTCTGCTCAACGGACAGGACATTCAAAAAGACCTGACCCTTGCCCGCAAAAAAATCGGCATGGTGTTCCAGGACCCGGATACTCAGATCATCGCAGATTCCGTGTTTGATGAAATTGCCTTTGGCCCTGAAAATTTAAACATGGACCGGGAAGAAATTAATGACAAGGTGTCTATCGCCCTTAATATGCTCGACTTGAGTCATTTACGAGACAGAAATCCTGCCACCCTTTCCGGCGGCGAAAAACGGCGTCTGGCCATTGCCGGCATCCTGGTCATGGAACCGGACCTTATTATTTTTGACGAACCCTTTGCCAATCTGGATTATCCTTCTATTTTATCCCTGGTCAAACTGTGCCAAAAGCTGCACCAATCCGGTCATGCCATAGTTATGACAACTCATGATGTGGCACCGGTGATCACGCTTGCCACGAAAATGATGGTCATGGACAAAGGACGAATCAAGGCAGAAGGCGACCCTGTTTCACTTGCCCCCTGCCTTGAATCATATGGCGTAAAAAATCCGTTTACCCCCATGGCACAGGCGTGGGCCTTGTGA
- a CDS encoding energy-coupling factor transporter transmembrane component T family protein, protein MTLFSYHSGNTVWHTLDVRCKCLLVCLLSLAVLKTGLPGNILCLCVLMVILKTLGLGPARLLTQLKTFLLFLILIFFCRWAGTPGDSMVTLYGFSLTRQGFTSGSLVSLRFLEVMLLGLMLTATTRSMEIKAAVQWFFKPVPFIPEKRVAIMAGLALKFMPLILDNAREVTYAVNARCGNLRKNPLQRLINLSWPLLKKTFQSADDLSLAMQARCYSENRTDPQFSPNGKEGWIVGLTLIFSAGMLLIG, encoded by the coding sequence GTGACACTTTTTTCCTATCATTCCGGTAACACCGTATGGCATACCCTGGATGTCCGGTGCAAATGCCTTTTGGTCTGTCTGTTAAGCCTGGCTGTATTAAAAACGGGATTGCCGGGAAATATTCTCTGCCTGTGCGTTTTAATGGTTATACTGAAAACGTTGGGGTTGGGCCCGGCAAGGCTTTTAACGCAGTTGAAAACCTTTCTGTTGTTTTTAATACTGATATTTTTCTGCCGGTGGGCAGGCACGCCCGGCGATTCCATGGTGACCCTGTACGGATTCAGTCTGACCCGCCAAGGGTTTACTTCCGGTAGCCTGGTTTCGTTACGATTTCTGGAGGTCATGCTGCTAGGACTTATGTTGACGGCCACCACACGGTCCATGGAAATCAAAGCGGCTGTTCAGTGGTTTTTCAAACCCGTTCCTTTTATTCCTGAAAAACGAGTGGCGATTATGGCGGGTCTGGCCCTCAAATTCATGCCCTTGATCCTTGATAATGCCAGGGAAGTGACCTATGCCGTCAATGCCCGGTGCGGCAATTTAAGGAAAAATCCTTTGCAACGACTGATTAACCTGTCCTGGCCCCTGCTGAAAAAAACATTTCAATCCGCAGATGACTTAAGCCTTGCCATGCAGGCCCGGTGTTACAGTGAAAACCGTACAGATCCACAGTTTTCCCCTAATGGGAAAGAAGGTTGGATCGTGGGACTGACACTTATTTTTTCCGCCGGGATGCTGCTGATCGGCTGA
- a CDS encoding response regulator — protein sequence MFLPIIQSKVKSDQEIQSGNVVVGNEKILFVDDEKPIVKFAVRVLERIGYSVTGTTSSKEALEVFKSNPNKFDIVITDMAMPHMVGTELAKKILELRPNIPIIICTGFSDQVDMEAAKAIGIKDYANKPILTSDFAIKIRNLLDQTT from the coding sequence ATATTTCTCCCCATCATACAAAGTAAAGTAAAATCAGATCAGGAAATACAGTCAGGAAATGTAGTTGTAGGAAATGAAAAAATATTATTTGTTGATGATGAAAAACCAATTGTAAAATTTGCAGTTCGAGTCCTTGAAAGAATTGGTTATAGTGTTACAGGCACCACAAGTAGCAAAGAAGCATTGGAAGTTTTTAAATCAAACCCAAACAAGTTTGACATTGTCATTACCGACATGGCAATGCCCCATATGGTTGGAACTGAACTGGCGAAAAAAATATTGGAACTTCGTCCAAACATTCCCATTATTATATGCACCGGTTTTAGTGATCAGGTCGATATGGAAGCAGCAAAAGCTATTGGAATAAAAGACTATGCAAATAAACCAATACTCACCAGTGATTTTGCTATTAAAATAAGGAATTTGCTTGATCAAACTACATAG
- a CDS encoding transposase has product MKIRNEADVLINKLLPFVEKYTDSLNTELTQSSPGMTLSKSQKFWLGFCITGIILTSSINWAAFSRISVGLYKTTALSWMFRHSKIAWEHLFHLSLKIIFKVYGITKGVVSIDDSDKKRSKCTTKIFGVHKIKDKSTGGFCMGQGLVFLVLITPKLSFPIGYAFHIPDPKISEWTKEDKRLKKAGVPKSERPKKPVRSEEYPTIPMIAKALLKIFVEKHPEIKIEAIVADALYGNAEFMDEASKIAGNAQVISQIRYNQNILLKSDKKSVETYFKNIQPIQKTIHVRGGKEVVVLIKSARIHVCAHKKKRFVIAIKYIGEKDYRYLAASDLTWRYPDIIDAFTLRWLVEVFIQDHKTNEGWGNLTKQPDEDGSYRSLTLSLLVDHCLLLHPDQVASINNKLHARTVGSLCDTVKVDCILSFVEQIIHSDDPESHFKQISVFLKEHFVKANDSQKHMNLNSWGNYQSAPSLKYKAFC; this is encoded by the coding sequence ATGAAAATAAGGAATGAGGCGGATGTGTTAATAAATAAGCTGTTGCCGTTTGTTGAAAAGTATACTGATTCACTGAATACTGAATTAACACAGTCATCCCCAGGAATGACCTTAAGCAAATCACAAAAATTCTGGCTGGGTTTCTGCATCACTGGAATCATCTTGACCAGCAGCATCAATTGGGCTGCTTTTTCACGTATCAGTGTGGGATTGTATAAAACTACAGCTCTTTCCTGGATGTTTCGCCATTCTAAAATTGCTTGGGAGCATCTGTTTCATCTCAGCCTTAAAATTATTTTCAAAGTATATGGCATTACCAAAGGTGTTGTCAGTATTGATGATTCCGATAAAAAGCGTAGTAAATGCACAACAAAAATTTTTGGAGTCCACAAAATAAAAGACAAATCAACGGGTGGTTTTTGCATGGGGCAAGGCTTAGTATTTTTGGTGTTGATAACACCAAAACTCAGCTTTCCAATTGGCTACGCCTTTCATATTCCTGATCCAAAAATCAGCGAATGGACCAAGGAGGATAAAAGATTAAAAAAGGCTGGCGTACCAAAATCAGAACGCCCAAAAAAACCGGTGCGCTCAGAAGAATATCCTACCATTCCAATGATTGCCAAGGCTCTTTTAAAAATATTTGTAGAGAAACACCCGGAAATAAAAATAGAAGCGATTGTTGCAGATGCCTTATATGGGAATGCTGAGTTCATGGATGAAGCGTCTAAAATTGCAGGAAACGCCCAAGTTATCAGCCAAATAAGGTACAATCAAAATATTTTACTCAAGAGCGATAAAAAATCAGTTGAAACATATTTTAAAAATATTCAACCAATTCAAAAGACCATACATGTACGTGGAGGTAAAGAGGTTGTTGTACTCATTAAAAGTGCCAGAATACATGTGTGTGCTCATAAGAAAAAAAGATTTGTCATTGCAATAAAATACATTGGAGAAAAGGACTATCGGTATCTTGCCGCTTCGGATCTGACCTGGCGATATCCTGATATCATAGACGCATTTACACTCAGATGGTTAGTAGAGGTTTTTATTCAAGACCATAAGACGAATGAAGGCTGGGGAAATTTGACCAAACAACCTGATGAAGACGGGTCTTACAGAAGTTTGACCCTGAGTCTGTTGGTTGATCATTGTCTCCTGCTTCATCCTGACCAGGTGGCCTCGATAAATAACAAACTGCACGCAAGAACTGTTGGCAGCCTATGTGACACCGTCAAAGTTGACTGCATCTTATCCTTTGTCGAACAAATCATTCATAGTGATGACCCAGAATCCCATTTCAAGCAGATCTCGGTATTTTTAAAAGAGCATTTTGTAAAGGCAAACGATTCTCAAAAGCACATGAATCTAAATTCTTGGGGGAATTATCAATCCGCCCCATCATTAAAATACAAAGCATTCTGTTAG
- a CDS encoding response regulator, translating to MKQIKKSILIVDDEIYIRQSFIDYFEDRDWLVFDAESGEAALELLKTQTCSAAIVDIRMTGMDGETFIRNASKKYPDMIFVICTGSPEYETSEEIRCLPNAIDQVFSKPVTCIEKLENTIKKMLGP from the coding sequence ATGAAACAAATTAAAAAAAGTATATTAATCGTTGATGATGAAATCTATATCCGACAGAGTTTTATTGACTATTTTGAAGACCGGGATTGGCTTGTTTTTGACGCGGAAAGTGGTGAAGCCGCGCTTGAACTGCTTAAGACTCAGACCTGTTCCGCTGCCATTGTAGATATTCGTATGACCGGAATGGACGGGGAGACGTTTATCAGGAACGCATCAAAAAAATATCCTGATATGATTTTTGTCATCTGTACAGGCTCACCTGAATATGAAACATCGGAAGAAATTCGTTGCCTCCCCAATGCTATAGATCAGGTTTTTAGCAAGCCGGTGACATGCATTGAAAAACTGGAGAATACAATTAAAAAAATGTTAGGACCGTAA
- a CDS encoding L-fuculose-phosphate aldolase has product MELENEREAIVRFGLKMVASGLTTGTGGNLSIIDRSSGKVAVSPSGVEYAALQPHEVVFTDMQGNVIDGDAKPSSELGFHLSLYHRRKDVQAVVHTHSPYAVTMACLGWEIPAVHYLVGFAGKKVPLAPYATFGTPELAEIVAEHIGDYNALLLANHGLVAVGSSIDTAFAIAEEIEFVARIYYQTKSIGNPIILTDEEMDTVLEKFKTYGQEKMEE; this is encoded by the coding sequence ATGGAACTGGAAAATGAAAGAGAAGCTATTGTGCGTTTTGGTCTTAAAATGGTGGCGTCTGGTCTGACCACGGGGACCGGTGGGAATTTAAGTATTATTGACAGGTCTTCGGGAAAGGTAGCCGTCAGTCCCAGCGGGGTCGAGTACGCGGCATTACAGCCCCATGAAGTTGTTTTCACAGATATGCAGGGAAATGTCATAGATGGAGATGCCAAGCCTTCAAGTGAGCTTGGGTTTCATCTCTCCCTTTATCACCGGCGTAAGGATGTACAGGCTGTTGTCCACACCCATTCCCCCTATGCGGTTACCATGGCCTGTCTGGGATGGGAAATTCCGGCCGTTCATTATCTTGTTGGGTTTGCAGGGAAAAAAGTGCCCTTGGCGCCCTATGCCACATTCGGCACGCCGGAGCTGGCTGAAATAGTAGCCGAGCATATTGGAGATTATAACGCTCTGCTGCTTGCCAATCACGGACTTGTGGCCGTCGGCAGCAGCATAGACACGGCCTTTGCCATTGCTGAAGAAATTGAATTTGTCGCCCGGATTTATTATCAGACCAAAAGTATTGGAAATCCCATCATCCTGACGGATGAAGAGATGGACACCGTGCTTGAGAAGTTCAAAACCTATGGTCAGGAAAAAATGGAAGAATGA
- a CDS encoding DNA ligase, with amino-acid sequence MGTMVSLFFCTLCQAKDLYLQKARSYTGKEDIKGWVMSEKLDGIRGYWDGSRLLTRKGLPLNPPPWFIKNFPAFELDGELWSKQGDFEFIQSVVLDAKPGPGWEKINYHIFEVPNQKGTFLLRLDKAEEWFKSYSAPHVRVIPQILIQDRSDLDRFLIEVESRGGEGVIVKNPNISYHTGRSAHVFKVKKFRDMEGLVIGINKGKGKYENAMGSLTLKLENGVIFKLGTGFTDLVRNTPPAVGTTVTFKYHGFSKNGVPKFASFLRVRVD; translated from the coding sequence ATGGGAACAATGGTAAGCCTCTTTTTTTGTACGCTTTGCCAGGCAAAGGATTTATATTTGCAGAAGGCCCGGTCATATACCGGAAAAGAAGATATTAAGGGCTGGGTAATGAGCGAAAAATTGGATGGGATAAGGGGGTATTGGGACGGCAGCCGCCTGTTGACCCGGAAGGGGCTGCCCCTTAATCCGCCGCCATGGTTCATCAAAAATTTTCCTGCCTTTGAATTGGATGGTGAGTTGTGGAGTAAACAAGGGGATTTTGAGTTTATCCAGTCTGTGGTGCTCGATGCTAAGCCTGGCCCGGGGTGGGAAAAAATAAATTACCATATTTTTGAAGTGCCCAACCAGAAGGGGACATTTTTGCTTCGGCTTGACAAGGCAGAAGAATGGTTCAAATCCTATTCTGCTCCCCATGTCAGGGTGATTCCGCAGATTTTGATTCAAGATAGATCTGATTTGGACCGTTTTTTGATTGAAGTGGAATCAAGGGGCGGTGAAGGCGTTATCGTAAAAAATCCCAATATATCCTACCACACGGGCCGAAGTGCCCATGTTTTCAAGGTAAAAAAATTCCGGGACATGGAAGGCCTTGTCATTGGTATTAACAAGGGAAAGGGAAAATATGAAAATGCCATGGGCTCACTTACGTTGAAACTGGAAAACGGCGTTATTTTCAAATTAGGGACCGGGTTCACGGATCTGGTTCGGAACACCCCCCCTGCCGTTGGGACAACAGTGACGTTTAAATATCATGGGTTCAGTAAAAACGGGGTGCCGAAATTCGCCTCTTTTTTAAGGGTCCGGGTAGACTAG
- a CDS encoding ABC transporter ATP-binding protein, which translates to MKIELKKILKTYKNQTVLENLNLQVNRGESHVLLGPSGSGKTTVLSIIAGLAKQDKGDVLIENQNVSSLSPDKRKIGFVFQDYALFPHLTVFENIAYGLRIKRIEKSRIEKRVGHYLSRINIEKEKDKFPHQLSGGQKQRVALARTLVTEPEILLMDEPMSSLDPLTKERIGEELKSIQREMGITTIYVTHNQEEAVSLGNRVSVLHHGKIEQGEAPDELFSHPKTEFVAHFVGANNILNVSLVEINPCEAVVRLCNEGVERSVEIRVKKYPILEKKLKDINLCIHPEKIMLKKETDPVNGKLNRIKGRIVNETGNGHGIKTTVDIGGMMLQAVVPKYPFDFKLYENVWVCFSPDALHPLCGKRCRSPKAFRACLNINESAVLNIKG; encoded by the coding sequence ATGAAAATTGAACTCAAAAAGATTCTGAAAACCTATAAAAATCAAACCGTGCTGGAGAATTTGAACTTGCAGGTCAATAGGGGAGAATCTCATGTTCTGCTGGGACCCAGCGGCAGCGGTAAAACCACCGTTCTTTCCATAATCGCCGGTTTAGCCAAACAGGATAAGGGCGATGTTTTGATCGAAAATCAAAACGTAAGCAGCCTTTCGCCGGATAAAAGAAAAATCGGCTTTGTTTTTCAAGACTATGCCCTGTTCCCTCACCTGACCGTTTTTGAAAATATCGCTTACGGTCTCAGGATTAAAAGGATTGAAAAAAGCAGGATTGAAAAAAGAGTGGGGCATTATTTAAGCAGAATAAACATCGAAAAAGAAAAAGATAAATTCCCCCACCAGTTAAGCGGAGGACAAAAACAACGCGTGGCCCTGGCCAGGACCCTGGTTACCGAACCGGAAATACTTTTAATGGATGAACCGATGAGCAGCCTGGATCCCCTTACCAAGGAAAGAATAGGGGAGGAGCTGAAAAGTATTCAGCGGGAAATGGGAATAACCACAATCTATGTAACCCATAATCAGGAAGAGGCTGTTTCATTGGGAAACCGTGTTTCAGTACTCCATCATGGAAAGATAGAGCAGGGAGAGGCCCCGGATGAATTGTTTTCTCATCCCAAAACCGAGTTTGTCGCCCATTTTGTAGGGGCAAACAACATTCTAAACGTCTCGCTCGTTGAAATCAATCCCTGTGAAGCAGTCGTACGCCTTTGTAATGAGGGTGTTGAGCGGTCGGTTGAGATCAGGGTCAAAAAATATCCTATTCTTGAAAAAAAGCTTAAAGATATCAACCTGTGCATTCATCCTGAAAAAATTATGTTGAAAAAAGAAACCGACCCTGTTAATGGCAAACTGAATCGAATCAAGGGGCGAATCGTCAACGAGACAGGCAACGGCCATGGCATAAAAACCACGGTCGATATTGGTGGGATGATGCTTCAGGCAGTGGTACCAAAATATCCTTTTGATTTTAAGCTGTACGAAAATGTGTGGGTCTGCTTTTCGCCGGATGCGCTTCACCCCTTGTGCGGCAAACGGTGCAGATCTCCGAAAGCCTTTAGAGCCTGTTTAAACATAAATGAATCTGCGGTCCTAAATATAAAAGGGTGA